The region GAGCTGGATCATAACCTACCATTCCAACTACAAATAATGCAAGAAAAAATGCTAAGATAAAGTTAAATAATGGTCCAGCAAATATCGCAGAGATACGCGCCCATACACTTTTATTGTTGAACGCTCCTTCATTATCATTTACTTCATCCTCTCCAAGCATCATACAAGAGCCACCAATTGGTAACAACTTTAACGAATACCTAGTATCATGATAAACCTTGCTAAACAGACGAGGTCCCATTCCAATAGAGAACTCCGTTACTACAATTCCGTTCTTCTTCGCCAACAAAAAATGTCCCAGTTCATGGAAAGTTATGATGACTCCGAATATCAACAATGCTACAATAATTTTCATCCAGTAAATTTCCTTTCTTTAGCATGTGAGTAATCGATTAAATATGATAATTTGACTTCACACACTCTCTTTCTATAAAATCATATGTTTCCTGTTCCACATTCAGAATTTCATCTAAGGTAGGTCTTTTCACTACCGTAACATTCTCCATCGCTTTTTCTATTAGTGCCGTAATCGAAAGGAACGATATTTCACGATTTAAGAATTTTGCTACTGCTAGCTCATTGGCTGCATTAAACACGGTTGGAACACTATGCCCAGTATTCATCGCCTCATATGCCAAACGTAACCCCGGTAGGTTACTGATATCTGGCTTTTCAAAGGTAATCTTAGCAATATCAAAGAAATCTAAGCGTTTCCCTGGAAGATATCTTCTCTTCTCAGGATAATAAAGTGCATACTGAATCGGTAATTTCATATCTGGCGTACCAAGCTGTGCTATAATTCCACCATCTTCAAACTCAACAGCAGAGTGAATAATACTTTGTGGTTGAATTACAACTTCAATTTTATTAAGCGGCTCATGAAACAACCAATGAGCCTCCATTACTTCAAGACCTTTATTTACCATTGTAGCGGAATCTATGGTAATCTTTCGACCCATCGACCAATTTGGATGTTTTAAGGCATCTTCCACCTTCACATTCTTAAGTTCAGCAAGACTTTTCCCACGAAATGGTCCACCAGAAGCAGTTAAGATAATTCGGCTAACTGTAGAGGATTCATTTCCCTGAAGGCACTGAAAAATCGCTGAATGCTCACTATCTACTGGTAATAAATTTACGTTATGTT is a window of Lachnoclostridium phytofermentans ISDg DNA encoding:
- a CDS encoding 1-deoxy-D-xylulose-5-phosphate reductoisomerase; protein product: MKIISVLGSTGSIGTQTLEVVRNNKDLKVSALAASSNITLLEEQIREFHPKLVCVYDREKALELKKRVSDLEVTVEAGMDGLIACATEESADIVVSAVVGMIGIKPVMEAILRGKDIAFANKETLVTAGHLIMPLVKKHNVNLLPVDSEHSAIFQCLQGNESSTVSRIILTASGGPFRGKSLAELKNVKVEDALKHPNWSMGRKITIDSATMVNKGLEVMEAHWLFHEPLNKIEVVIQPQSIIHSAVEFEDGGIIAQLGTPDMKLPIQYALYYPEKRRYLPGKRLDFFDIAKITFEKPDISNLPGLRLAYEAMNTGHSVPTVFNAANELAVAKFLNREISFLSITALIEKAMENVTVVKRPTLDEILNVEQETYDFIERECVKSNYHI